Below is a window of Dietzia timorensis DNA.
CTGCGACGTCATCTTGCGGTGACTTATCCATCGGTGCGCCCTCCCGCGTCGCGAACAGGGGACTCGAGGCGAGCATCGACCCGCTCGACCTTGCCGGTGAGCTCGCCTGTGTGGCCGGGGCGCAGGTCGGCCTTGAGGACGAGCGAGACCCGCGGAGAAACGGCGAGCACTGCGTCCGTGGCGGCCTTGATCACGGCCATTGCCTCGTCCCATTCGCCTTCGATGGTGGTGAACATCGAGGTGGTTTCGTGCGGCAGCCCGGAGGCGCGCACGACGCGGATGGCCTCGGCGACGGCGGCGCTCATCGAGCCGTCCGGATCGGGCGCGGTGGCGGGGGCGATGGAGAACGCGAACAGCATGGGCCCAGAGTAGTTGAGAACATCCTCGGCAAGCGTGAAATCACAGCGCGAATCGTGAGAATATCCTCAACTAATTCGGCCGAATCTCGCCCCACAAGCCGCCCGGGATCGGCCGATTCCCCCTGTGTGGCACCCCCCACCCCCGATTGGCCGTAAGTCCTGCTCAAAGTATGGATACCCTACCGATGAGTTATAAATTTCGGTGCCCGTAACCTACGGTAAAGAAAGACAATTCTGCGCGGGGCCGTCCTGCCCACTAGGGGGTCCACGGCGGAGAAGGCTTGGAAATTGCCATAGGTACCACTCAGGTATCGCAGCGAAGCCCATCCTTCTTCGCCACCGGGAATCCCCGGCGGCCGCGCCGAGAGAGCTACGAAAGGCCGCTGCCCTTATGTCACCGGTGACTATCACCCTCGGCACTATCGGGGCCATCGTCAGTTTGTTCTGTTGGTGGTCCTTCCTTAGCGGTGCGTTCCGAATGGTCAACACCATTCGGCTTGGCCAGAAGGACGGCTACAACCGTTGGCTGCCCTTCTTCCCGCGCCTCGCCACGTTGATCAAGGAATTCATCGCGCATACG
It encodes the following:
- a CDS encoding thiamine-binding protein, whose product is MLFAFSIAPATAPDPDGSMSAAVAEAIRVVRASGLPHETTSMFTTIEGEWDEAMAVIKAATDAVLAVSPRVSLVLKADLRPGHTGELTGKVERVDARLESPVRDAGGRTDG